Proteins co-encoded in one Arthrobacter sp. ERGS1:01 genomic window:
- a CDS encoding TetR/AcrR family transcriptional regulator translates to MAGQAPRGRRQGRTNSRELIVASARRLFAEHGYSATSLREIARDAGVDPGMVHHYFAGKEDLFNACVELPMDPAQVLRAVGATPPQERGEALLRVLLPLWDSPAQPALLALLRGATGSKTQGALLRQVLLKRVLSHALAGLPGEPAELAMRGALVASQVMGLLLARYLLRMEPLAGAGHDELVAWYAPTLQNYLTGPLAPVDGMGSAAHRAEPPAEPTVELSEQ, encoded by the coding sequence ATGGCCGGCCAGGCGCCGCGCGGCCGCCGCCAGGGCCGCACGAATTCCCGCGAACTGATTGTGGCCAGTGCGCGGCGGTTGTTTGCCGAGCACGGCTACTCCGCCACGAGCCTGCGTGAAATTGCCCGGGACGCGGGGGTGGACCCGGGCATGGTGCACCACTACTTTGCCGGCAAGGAGGACCTTTTCAACGCGTGCGTGGAGTTGCCGATGGACCCCGCCCAGGTTCTTCGCGCCGTGGGGGCGACTCCCCCGCAGGAGCGCGGCGAGGCACTGCTGCGGGTCCTGCTGCCGCTGTGGGACTCCCCCGCCCAGCCGGCCCTGCTGGCATTGCTGCGCGGCGCCACCGGGTCCAAGACGCAGGGTGCCCTGCTGCGCCAGGTGTTGCTGAAACGGGTTCTCTCCCACGCCCTGGCGGGGCTGCCGGGCGAACCGGCGGAACTGGCCATGCGCGGCGCCCTGGTGGCCAGCCAGGTGATGGGCTTGTTACTGGCCCGCTACCTGTTGCGCATGGAGCCGCTGGCCGGAGCCGGCCACGACGAGTTGGTGGCCTGGTACGCACCGACGCTGCAAAACTATCTGACCGGCCCGCTGGCCCCCGTGGACGGCATGGGGAGCGCTGCCCATCGCGCGGAGCCTCCCGCGGAGCCTACTGTGGAGCTTTCGGAGCAGTAA
- a CDS encoding ABC transporter permease, producing the protein MNVKMMWATTVRVLQQLKGDPRSIGLIMVVPAVLLALVYWLYENEALPPGMPRTFDRVGLMMLGIFPFVVMFLVTSITMLRERTSGTLERLLTTPINKGDLLFGYALAFSIMAALQALVASGVAYWVFKMTIVGNAGWVVLISVLTAVLGVALGLLCSAFATTEFQAVQFMPVVVIPQILLCGLFVVRDQMNGVLQALSNILPLSYAVDGLQEVAKHANPTSALVTDLVVVAAFVVAGLLLASLTLRRRTA; encoded by the coding sequence ATGAACGTGAAGATGATGTGGGCCACCACGGTCCGCGTGCTCCAACAGCTCAAGGGCGATCCGCGCAGCATCGGGCTGATCATGGTGGTGCCCGCCGTGTTGCTGGCGCTGGTCTACTGGCTTTACGAGAATGAGGCGCTGCCACCGGGCATGCCCCGCACCTTTGACCGGGTGGGCCTGATGATGCTGGGCATCTTCCCGTTTGTGGTGATGTTCCTCGTCACCTCCATCACGATGCTCCGGGAACGCACCTCCGGGACGCTGGAGCGGCTGCTGACGACGCCCATCAACAAGGGCGACCTCCTGTTTGGCTATGCGCTGGCCTTCTCCATCATGGCCGCGTTGCAGGCCCTCGTGGCGAGCGGTGTTGCGTACTGGGTGTTCAAGATGACCATCGTGGGCAACGCCGGCTGGGTGGTGTTGATCTCCGTGCTGACGGCCGTGCTGGGCGTCGCGCTGGGCCTGCTGTGCTCCGCCTTTGCCACGACCGAGTTCCAGGCCGTCCAGTTCATGCCGGTGGTGGTGATCCCGCAGATCCTGTTGTGCGGACTGTTCGTGGTCCGGGACCAGATGAACGGCGTGCTGCAGGCGCTCTCCAACATCCTCCCGCTCAGCTACGCCGTTGACGGCCTGCAGGAGGTGGCCAAGCATGCCAACCCCACCTCGGCGCTGGTCACGGACCTGGTGGTGGTGGCCGCGTTCGTGGTGGCCGGCCTGCTTCTTGCGTCCCTGACTTTACGACGCCGGACGGCCTAG
- a CDS encoding ABC transporter ATP-binding protein encodes MSHRAAMPGSGNHPFAPVPADPSGRAAGDVSVEVGGLTVHRGKSDVLRELSFTIPAGRITGLLGPSGSGKTTLIRALVGVQRITGGTVTVLGRPAGNPLLRHDVGYVTQAASVYRDLSVLDNVRYFGAMHGCSRGDALDAVAAVGLSDFLKRKAGDLSGGQFNRVSLACALVSKPRLLILDEPTVGLDPVLRADLWAQFADMAAGGTTLVVSSHVMEEAGHCDSLLLLRDGRLLAQLTPEELRRRGETADLELAFLRLIRADEQAQQASESAQGSAA; translated from the coding sequence ATGTCACACAGAGCAGCCATGCCGGGCTCCGGCAACCATCCGTTCGCCCCCGTCCCGGCCGATCCCTCGGGCAGGGCTGCCGGGGACGTCAGCGTGGAGGTCGGCGGGTTGACGGTGCACCGCGGCAAGAGCGATGTCCTTCGGGAGCTGTCGTTCACCATCCCGGCCGGGCGGATCACCGGGCTGCTCGGCCCCTCCGGCAGCGGCAAGACCACCCTGATCCGGGCCCTCGTGGGCGTCCAGAGGATCACCGGCGGCACCGTGACCGTGCTGGGACGGCCCGCGGGCAACCCTCTGCTGCGGCACGACGTCGGCTACGTCACCCAGGCGGCCAGCGTCTACCGGGATCTAAGCGTGCTGGACAACGTGCGCTACTTCGGGGCCATGCACGGGTGCAGCCGCGGCGACGCGCTCGACGCCGTGGCCGCCGTCGGACTTTCAGACTTCCTCAAGCGCAAGGCGGGCGACCTTTCGGGCGGGCAGTTCAACCGGGTCTCGCTGGCCTGCGCGCTGGTGTCCAAGCCGCGGCTGCTGATCCTGGACGAACCCACGGTGGGCCTTGACCCTGTGCTGAGGGCGGACCTCTGGGCACAGTTTGCGGACATGGCCGCCGGCGGCACCACGCTGGTGGTCTCCAGCCACGTCATGGAGGAGGCCGGGCATTGCGATTCGCTGTTGCTGCTGCGCGACGGCCGGCTGCTGGCGCAGCTCACCCCGGAGGAACTGCGGCGGCGGGGAGAGACCGCCGATCTTGAGCTGGCGTTCCTGCGGCTGATCAGGGCCGACGAACAGGCCCAGCAGGCAAGCGAATCGGCGCAAGGGAGTGCCGCATGA